The genomic region tatagtttttaattaaagtcgGAACAGGTTTAGGTACGTTGGTTGTGACGTTGACATAAACTAAAATGCCCAAGTGATCGGAGCATAAATCTGGAACAACTTCTACCTGTGTAATTAGACCGCGGATGTTTCTTGTACAGAACAGTAGATCAGGAGTAGAGTTCGGATTGTTTTCCATAACGTACGTGGGAGGAGTCGTGATTTGTACGAAATTGGACATATTCAGGAAATGTCTTATGTGTTTCCTTTTGGTTGGATTCGGATTGAAGTCACCAATTATGAGACATTTGTCGTGCAGTGAGGCCATGTTAAATATggatttcgaattttgcaattttcaccgattaaattttaaaaattcgtataaaatccacttcttggaatatgagtatgaaaattacccaaagtgttaataaaagtgtcctctttcgccaattttttcgaattaaaatcatttcatcaTTAACAAAGTACACCgggaagtaattttttattaatcattaataacGGTGGGTCATCATCAAAGCTCGGATATTTCGGTACCGTCTCAGTAGCGTCGACAGCGCAGAACCTATGGGGCGCGATCATAAATGCACTCCCACCACGCGATCTACCGTTCCGATCGCTCACACATCTATAAGCATGCCAGGCCTGCATTTATCTGTGTTCCGTTCAGAGAATTCAGTACCAATTCATTTAAtatcctttttatttattgttaaatccATCATTTTCTGAATTAGAATTGTACTATTGTTTCAGTTTTTGTTTCAAACGGAGTgtgttgaatattttatttaattatcatcgaatattttcttgatttgttttaattagaaGTGCATTGTTGTTTTaggttttataatttaaaactacttCTATTAAGagttaatattttgatatttattaactGAATTACCctattgttttagtttttattatttattccaaTGGCACACTTAATAGCGATTTTTGGCGATACGTTCACATTAATTGACAACAATGTATCATTTTGCAACCAAGAAATATCTTCTAAATATGGCCTGTTAGTTCTAGCAGTTACATTTGTGCCAGTTACCAGTTGTGACGTCGAGTTAGGTCGTCATTTTCTGaagtaaatttagaaaaagtcattattattcaattattaaatttcaccAAATAAGAACTGGGAgtcgagaaaaattataataaagtgTATAATTACTTGCTTATTTAGCGTTAATACAGATCCTTGCTAACGCGCGCCTATGGATTACCATGACAACGCTGCAGACCTGAGAACTCGGGACCTTGGCTATGCGTCGCTCGTCAATAACGCAACATTCGTGAACTGGTCGACTGGACTTAGGTACCGAAGAATCCGAGCTCTAGTCATCATATTACACAAAAACTGAAATAGGTTATTTTAGTGGTAATAGATTATAACAGATGGCACTAATATAAGGAAAAAAAGTTAGGCGTGTAAattgtttgttaaaatttgaataaacaGGTGGCGCtaataagtaatttaaaatcaaaagaaattaagaatCATAATCGGATGTTTATTAAAGTTACCGTGAGGCCAAAAACCGGCCTTTAAAGGTTAAAACTTTCGTAACGAAACGCTAACATTTTACctaaaattttggattttatacgaatttttaaaacttgtgTGTAACGATCCCATtgtccaaaatatttttagtccATACGTATAAAATAGTGGTtttggccggatattaaaaacctattagcactccaccattcacaggaattagtatctcttttaggtgttagacactgcagataataatcaagttcaacctcAATAGGActattttcattgaatacaactttatttattaatttagtatcctccttttaatgcaaaaagccgttttgaaaaatcacttttaattcttgagaaataaatttttgaaatgatcgacatttgttcgaattttgcaatattctccaattaagttttaaaaattcgtataaaatccacttcttggaatatgagtatgaaaatttcccaaagtgttaataaaagtgtcctctttccaatgaaccaacccattttgaaaaatagcttttagtttttgagaaaacaaaatttgaaattttgatacaattttcgatgttgcaattttcatcgataattttcaaaatttgctataaaattaatttcttgaaggatccttgtggaaatatcaccaattattaattaaagtatcctctttttaatgcaaaaagccgttttgaaaaatcactattagtttttgagaaataaatttttgaaataatcaacaattttttttcttgaagttaaaaatattaaaaagatttttaaatggaatcTTTTAGGTACCCATGTTAGTAACTTTTGCAAATCATTGTACTTTTTAGTTGAAATAGGTTTTAGTGTCTCTCTTATTGGTTTCAGCAACAATAAGTTAGAATTAGGAATAATTTCCTTAGAATTAACAGTACCTTTCTCTTTTCGTGTTAGGCTTTTAGTGCCTCTATTGAAATCGTTTCTTTagtgtttattttaaaaatttcataggAACCACTTtagatatgaaaaatttttgattatttatattttttttttgttattctaAAAGTAAGGTCCGAATTCCTCAGATAAGagattaaaattcttaaagtCCATGGTTTTCATTTCCGCTACTTCAATTTTATTACCACAAAGAAAAGCTGTTGCAAATACCATGGAGTTATCTCTATCGATCTCTATTAGTACATGAATTGTATCTGCTTCTATGTAGGTATGTTCTTAAAAGGTATTTTTGTTCTATGCATTTTATGGAAGGCTTCATTTCATTTCCACCTCGTCCAGctacaatttcaaaattgtaagtgaattaattttttcctggcgCCCTTCCCCCTCTTAAGTCCCCTTAACACTGCTTCCAGTGTTATCTCCTCTCCCCTTTGCACCTCTCGCGCGCCCTCTCCTATTCTTCTCTCTTCCACCCCTCCCAACAATCCCATGAAGTAGGTTCTCCATTCGGTCATTTGTATATCTCTGCTAACTTCCTCTCTTTCCTTCCTCATCCTCTTTAAGTATCTCCATACCTCATTGTCCTCTTACAACTTCCTAATCTTCGCAGCTTCCCTCTCCTTCAGCTCgctcttctttttctttttgcattGTTCTTTGTATTTTCTCCTGGCCTCCATATATCTATTCCTTTCTCCCCTCTCTGCCACTATTTCAATCTCCTTCTAGCTTCTCTCTTCGTCTCTCTGCATTCCCTCTCCCACCATTCGTTCCTTCCCAGTCTAACACCCCGTCGTCCACTCTCTGACCCTAGCTTGCCAACCTTCCCCTATAATGTTCTATGCCCTCTCCTTTATGCACACCTCTGAGGAGGTTGGTAATCCGATTCTGCCAACgcttttaaaactatttgtaAGCTTATTTTGGATTATTACTTGATTAACAGTCTCATAGTTAGCATAACCAATTTAACTAGTTTTGCTGGTATTCCAATACTCGACAAGAAGGTCATAGTGATTTTATCACTTCGCCGTAATTTGTctcaatacaaacaaatggTCGATTTGGCCTAAAACCTGCCTGTTATTCATCTATAATTCTCTCTGGGTATGGTTCTTTCTATCATCTTCATTTTCTCCCTTATAAATAGGGTAAATGATTGACCTTTTCCAATCATACAAAGCGTTTATTTCTTCCCTATTTCAATAACTCAACGGGCTACACAACGAGATGTATTTCGATTGTAAAATAGTCCTCAGGCACGACGTGAAGGTATTATAAGCCTTTTATAACTACATGATCTTATTATTAGATACTTCTATTAATTTctgtttttaagaaattaaccAGCAGAAAATATTTACTGTATTCAAGGACAGGAAATAAACGAATCTACAATTATTGTGTAATGAACTagtgaaaaataaacaaatcaaaaataaaaaaaataacgcttaaataattattaaataatattaataattattaaatgtcaTTTGcgtaatttgtttattttcattagttcagtatataataattgtagATTCGTTTATTTCCTGTCCTTTAATTCagtaaattaatataatgaaAGGAGAAAACACTTGGTTTCATTCAATCCAGTAGGACATGATCTATCTGGTTAAATTCTAGGTGTTTCCAAGTTCTTTTATGTATATCATTGTAGGCTTTCATTCCTATAGTTCCTCTGAATTCCTTCTCAattcattatcaattttgtaTCATTTATTGGTATTGAGTGCTTTTTCTAACTCCTGGTAGAATTGTTCTTTGACTGCTGGAACCACACATCCCAGATATGATGCCGAATTCACGCTCACAATAACACTTTCCTCCTCAAAATAGTATAGGTCTATGACGCCAAATTGTGATACGGCATCCCGCACTGTTAGTTTTTAGGGGAATTTGACGGTCTTTGGTGAAAATTTTTGGTGTTTTATTCAGCCCAGTAccaaaaattttgattgtttACAGCACCAATTGGTTTCCAAATGTTTCCTTGTTTAGAGTTGACCAGATTTTGCGTAGTAAGTCAAAACCAGGAGGTTTTTGGGTAGTACATGTGATCTGATTGTTCTGCTTTGCTATCCATTCTTGATATCAAGCATTAGTCAGGCTGAAGTCTTCATCTGTAGAAATAGCTTCAGTTTTGATTTGCGTTCTCAATCTCCTCGTATATCGTGAGGTCATTCATGCGGCGCAAGTGTGAATGTGGTATATGGCTAAGTACTGAGAGCCATACCATTGGAGTAGATTTGATATCTCCTGCAATCATTCTCATCGTGTTATTAAGCTGAGCATCGAGTTAAGCCACACTGGCGCACAGTATTCAGTGTTAATCGGTTGAGAAGACAAGGCTCAGGATTCTTGAGTCTGTTGATTAACAGGATGGAGGCTCTCCATGTTGGTCCACTGAGCTTGATTATAATATTGTTCCTTGTTTTTACTTTCTCGGCTGTGTGTAACGCCTAGTTATTTTCAATAAGCTTAGTTGCAGAAGTACCTTCCCAGACTCTTTAGATCGGCTGTCAGAATCTTCTCTGATTCTTCGAACGATCTACATCTTATTGCAAGAGCCCAGTCATCAGAGTAACCGTACTTTTTAGATCTTGTTTCTGGCATATCTGCGATATATAGGTTAAATAGCACCCACCCTTGTGACAGGCCGTTTTTGAGTTTTCCTGGTGAGCTCATATTGGATtcaacatatttatttattatttagcaGATGAGCTCTTGATTTACATGGGATAATACGGAGAAACTTACAAATGATGACTTCTCTTCGTGCAAAGTTTTGAGCTTTTCTGAGTTTTGACCTGGTGAACGCAGCTCCATTTTGGCTTGAAAGCAGTTCGATTGGTGATACATCAAACACTGTCGGACAGATTCTGTTTTAGATAAACCTTTTAAGTAATTTGTATGTTATTGATAATAATGCGATGTACCTGTAGCTCTTAGGTGAGTTTGCTGCTTCTCCTGAATTTAGATGGCTATTACCTTTGTTTGATTAAATTCTCTGGGTACGTTACCAGGCTAAATTATATTAGTGAAGCATCTAGCCAGCCAAAGTTTAGTGCATATTCCGCTATTTACTAAGAATTCTGGGTTGATACCATCAAGTCCTATTCCCTTACCAAAGTCCATGCTTGGCAGCCATTTCTATTGGCTTTCAGCGTCAAGACTGAAAGGAAGCTTTGGTAAAGGTCATCGCTCTTTTCACACCATCCTGGGACATATTTTCTCCTATACCTTCTGGAGATGCACTTCTTGGCGGTAGTTGTTGCCGCTCCGAGGAATCTAGTATAGTTTTTGTTGTACTTATCAAGGTCTCTAGACAATTTCTCTAACTCAGCCTTTTTAAAATTCCATCTAGGGCGAGAGATAGACGTGTAACGAGTGAAATTTGGTTACCTTCTCTGTAATAACAGGACGGTGCTGGTTGTGGGGGAAATTGCAGAGGAGTTTTCTGGTGGCAGATAGCGGTCGAGTTTTACCATCACTTGAAGTGAAACATAGATCAGGATCTGAAAGTACAGCGGTCTCGATATTTCCATTGCTCATGGCAGCTATTAAAGTCACTCGAGCGATTGGCCATGAAATGGTTActtgtttataaacattagATACGGTTATGTCTCCAATTTTGACTACGACACTGTGTATTTCATTGTCTAAAGAGGCAGAAATATAAATAGCATTTTCTATATCATGTACAATATAAATTGCGacgtcaaaaattatttcttaagaagATGATCCAATTCCTCATTGTTGTTCTGGACTCTTTGAATAGTTTCAGCAGAAGCATAAGAATTTGAAAAGGattcaatatttattactgATTAAACAAATCGATCTGTTTTTTTGaccaattaataatttaatttctttggaaTTTCTAAGAGAATTTGTCAAACCTTAAAGAGGTCGAAGAATATCTGAACTTTTTGGAATCAATCTGTGGTAATAGTTAATCATAATCATTAATTGCTTTAATTCTTGATTGTGAAGGTTTGCCACTAACCTAGCTTTTTTTGTTCCATCTTGTTTGGTCCTAAATACCCATCGAGTATCTATTGCCTTTTTTCCATTGGGTAGATCAGCTGGTATCCAAGTGCCATATAGCTGTAGTGCATCTATTTCTTTATTGATTGCTTGTTTCCATTCTTCTCGTGAATTGACAACTTCATTGTACGTCAATTGATTACCTGTATAGTAACAATACGCAGTATACAGTTCATAGTCGTTAAATTTGGAAGGAATTTTGACTTTCCTTTTATTTGTATGTTACCTAATCCTGCACTTGACTTTTCATCTCGAAATTTTGCTTGAAATCATCTTCACTTGTTCTTCGGTCATCTTCTTCTTAGCTTCTTTCTTGAATCAATTCATTTTGCCCAGTCACATTATTTTCTTGCTCTTTATTTTCTCATCCTACTAAATCCGCTTTTATGAATAATGTCAGcttcataaaattgaatatctcttgaaattattattttgtttgttttttcttctcaAAGTCTATAACCTGTTTTTCCATATCCAACTAGCCTGTAGTTAACTGCTCTTGTTTCCAGTTTATCATGCGGTTAAATCAACTTTTCCAGTAGTATTTTTGTTGGACATCTGTTAAACTGGTATGCAGCATATTGAATTACTTCCCCCCAGAGATACTTTGGAAGATTAGTCTCTGCCAACATTGTTCTGACTCTGCTTAGTAAAGTAAAATTGGCTCTTTCACTTACTCTATTTTATTGTAGGGAATTCAACTGTATACCCctttgattacaaaaattctTTAGTATATGGGAACTGAATTCTCCTCCACAATCTGCACGAACTCTTGAGCACTTATTTCCTTCTGCTGAAAGTTGTCTGACATATTTCATTATATTGTCTGCAACCTctgcttttaattttaataagtacACAGTGACAAAATGTGTATGATCATCTACTATTGTTTGATAATACTTTTCACCATTTAGTGTTGGAGTTTTTACTGGCCCTCCAATATCTGTATGTAATAATTCTCCCTTTCTCTTTGACCTTGGCATATCAACAGTTTTGAATGGTAACCTTTTAGCCTTACCTTCTTTACAAGCTTCACAGACTTCATCACTAACTTCTAAAATCTTAGTCGGTATATCTTGATATGTTTATTCACTATTTCTGTTACAATCATTCACATAAGCACAACGCCTTAACATAACCTTTACAACAATACTTGGTACCCAATCACAGAACATATATAAAGAGAAGTGTCTTAAGAATCTTAACGGTCGTTCGTAACTGTCTTATCGGCAAGCTACGGTAACGCCATCTATTTAATGCTAACATATACAATATGGCCTCGGATCTATTTTTGGTAGTCTCTCCTATTCAGCTCCATTCTCTTTATTTCCTCAATGTTCTTTCCCCTCCTTCCCTTCTGCTGAATCGCACTCTAGATGCTTTCCAGTTCCTTCTCCTTTTGCCTTCATCATCCTCTTTGGGAGCTTCTTATGATCTATACGGATCACGTGGCCGTTCTATTGCAACTGTCTGTTCTGTATAGTTTTGAATCTATCACTTCTGGTCCTATCTACTATTCGTCTTAGGTACCTCATTTCTGCAGCTGTTACTTTCCTTTTGTGCTTATCCTGCATTTGGTCACCCGCAAATTACAATGTATTAGGATTCATAATGTTTTAGTATTCTCGAGGTCTTACCAACGTTATAAACTGCAAGAGAATGTCTGGATGTGTACTGATCACATTCTAAACTCCGagaaaaagtctgaaattgcATTATTAATCTGGTCATTGCTCATCACAAGCCATTCACATCTGATGTTTATGTCTTCATCCTCGTTTCCTATTTGTTAATTGAATCTTCATTATTTTACTCATCTTTGCATTTATTTCCATTCCTGCACTTTGTACATTAACATTCCATTTGTTGACTGCGGCTTGCAACTTCATGACTGTGTTCGCTGGTGTCAATGCTGTCATTCACATATACAAGATTTTGGAAGCTTCCTTTCTCCAGTGTCCGAAATTTAGGTTCAGTTTactttacaatttggccctaACCACAATAAGAGAGGGGAAATCTCCTTGTTTCATTCCTTTTTCCAAATTGAAACTTTTAGGCTTTACCTCCCTTATTCCGATTATTCCTGTTGTTCTTTTGTACAAGCAGTGCACTCAGGTCTAAGAGTTTTGCTTCGTCTAGTCTCTTCTCTGCTACattctaattttatatatttgagTTGGGTTTGTCTATTTTTCCGGAATACCGCTTTTTCCTCTTGCAGTTGTTTATCTTTGTAACGTCTGATCTTTATCTTTAGTATATCTTCTTTATGCATGATGATAGACAGATAGTTATCACAATCATTCGTGCTTCCATTCTTGTGATTTCTCCATCCCACGCTTGCTGGCATATTCTTTGGATTCATTCCCCTATTTCTCTCCCTGCGTATTTGGCCATGTTGAAGTTGATTTCGCCTCTTTGCCATTTTCAACATAAGTATCATTTCCTTTACTTCGTCTATGGTTATATGTTATTCCTCCTCTATTTCCAGACTTGTGTTGTATCACAACTCTGGAATCCTCTGGATACTCTGGATATCCAGTGTTTTGCTTTCCTCTGTTACTATATTTCCGGTCTTATCCTTTATACATCATGTTGTTTTGCCATATTTTCCTCTTAGATGTTTAACTGTTATCCAGAACTGTTTCTTATTATTTCTGTTGTCTTTAAGGTTTCCCTCTATTTCCTTGCCGAAGTCTTCCCATACTTTCTTCTTTGCTTCTTTGCCTACTCCTGAAGAGAAAAAAGATAGATTGACATATACTCAATCTATCTTTTTCTCTTTTCGTCTATAGTTGTCTTTTCCATGCCTTCATCTTTTCTTGGACTTTCTGCTTTACCTCCTCGCTCCaccattttgttctttttttggaCCCAATACTCTATTTCCTCTGCCCAGGTCATTCCCTAACCTGCCATTTCAATCCCCTATAATAATTACATCTCTCAATCTACCTTTAGTCCTGTCCCATGTGTGGTCAAGAACAACTCTATTTCTGTGATTTCTGCATTCTCCGTCGGTGCGTAGATTTGTATGAGTGTTACTTTTTCACTCAGCACCATACCTAATGTAATTATTCATGAGTTTATACCTTCCCAGTAAGTTATTTGGTTAGCTAGATCATTTGCTCTTATTCTCAGTGGCACGCCTGAGTAGATCAGTTTATATCCTTTATCCAATGTCActtctttatttcatttccTCGTTCACTCAACCTTCTCATGTTCAATATCCCCACTCTTGTCCATATTAAACAAAAGTAGGTTCCATTACCATACTGAGTTACCAGAGCCTCGTAAGTTATCTAGTAGAAGCACCACGTTCAGGTGaggttgtcaaaatttatCTGTTGTCTTCTTTTTGCATCGGTTCTTCTTGTCATCTCAATTGCTTTCTGCTATTTGAAGTAGTGATGTTGTTTGCAAAAccacatttcaaaaaattttatcatcaattttgcTTGCCATCAACTGTAACATCACTTTGAAACAATCAGAATCCTTTCCTGATCATTTCCCTATTAGTGATAGaattaagaaaatgaaaataaaacaattttttttaaggaacCCTTAGAACAATGGCGAAACTTAAAAGGGTACAACCTTCTCCAATATTTATACGAAGACATGCCAAAGTGGCAAAACACATTTCAATCTCACGTCCAATTCACTCGTTACAAAATTCAAACGAGCGCTCCAAAATCTCCATCGACTACAGTTCAAATTTTTGAACGTTCGATTCAAAACAATCGATTTTGCTTTCTCGAAATGGCCAAAGACAGCGGGATGCACCCAAATGAATTTGCCGTTTTAAACGAATGGTATCAATGGATTCAAGAAATATCCGATATATCTTTAGATTTAATAGgttaatattttcgaatttaaattaaattaatgtgtggattattttttttgattgtaGTTTATTTGAGGAGTACGcctgaaaaagtttttgaacgCACTAAAGATCGTGGACGTCCCGAAGAAACCGGGATCACGttggattatttaaaaaagctgCATGAGTATCATGAACGCTGGTTGACTAGTAATAATCCGAAATTAAATAAGATACCCGTTTGGATTTTGGATGCGGATAAAACTTTGGAGGATATTCGGGAGCAATACGATTTGTTAAAAAGTAGTTTGGAGGATAAAGGTAAATTGAAAATGGCGAAAAAGTCAttgtttaaagattaaaattaaacgatttgTGTTTGAAAggatttgttttttaataaatttgttaaatttttgaaaaaagtaatacaacctaatttttaattacttccTGTTGTTTTAGAcatatattttagttattagTAGAAGATTTAGTAGGCATTTTTTTAGTCGTTGCAGAAGATCATATTCTCATTCACAgaatagaaaatttttgttgaagaAGACCATATTGTTAGtgcagaaaactagatactgcttacaGAAGAGTAGATATTGTTTGAgcaagactatatactgcttggACAAGACTGTATACTGCTGGAACGagactatatatatatatagatatatATATACTGCTTACAGGTTATTCTCTAACACAGTCTTTTTCAATTAGCACTGGAGGGCAACTTGTAATTGTAAAAGTTTCTACAGCTGTAACAGCTCAGCTTAACTGCATTTCTATCATATAATGCATATCAACCACAATAATGCAATTCTTTCAAACTTTGCATGAAACATGGTGAGACTACAACCATCACCTTCGCTCTACCATTAACGGGACAGAAACCAACACAATTTCACAATATCAGATATGAGCGACAAATCTGCGCCGGTGTCAATTAAAGCCGTAAAGTTCCGTTCATTAATACATAtttgaattatgttatttgATTTTCCACTAGAACAAAAGACAGATAGAGAAACAACACGTATCCCCAGATAAACATCCTTCATCTTTCTCAATTCTTTCggttatgaaaatttaaagaatttcgttgtttaaCAAGTTGatgatggtaacacttggaa from Onthophagus taurus isolate NC chromosome 5, IU_Otau_3.0, whole genome shotgun sequence harbors:
- the LOC111416219 gene encoding deoxynucleoside kinase-like isoform X3; protein product: MRMETSILPGISPNKTAFKGITPEKRLTNIDIPENRPFKLSIEGNIGAGKSTLLEYLKSISGVEIYPEPLEQWRNLKGYNLLQYLYEDMPKWQNTFQSHVQFTRYKIQTSAPKSPSTTVQIFERSIQNNRFCFLEMAKDSGMHPNEFAVLNEWYQWIQEISDISLDLIVYLRSTPEKVFERTKDRGRPEETGITLDYLKKLHEYHERWLTSNNPKLNKIPVWILDADKTLEDIREQYDLLKSSLEDKGKLKMAKKSLFKD
- the LOC111416219 gene encoding deoxynucleoside kinase-like isoform X1; this encodes MSYKKSFIKNFLTSGLRILMRMETSILPGISPNKTAFKGITPEKRLTNIDIPENRPFKLSIEGNIGAGKSTLLEYLKSISGVEIYPEPLEQWRNLKGYNLLQYLYEDMPKWQNTFQSHVQFTRYKIQTSAPKSPSTTVQIFERSIQNNRFCFLEMAKDSGMHPNEFAVLNEWYQWIQEISDISLDLIVYLRSTPEKVFERTKDRGRPEETGITLDYLKKLHEYHERWLTSNNPKLNKIPVWILDADKTLEDIREQYDLLKSSLEDKGKLKMAKKSLFKD
- the LOC111416219 gene encoding deoxynucleoside kinase-like isoform X2: MQCNDVIMCSSILMRMETSILPGISPNKTAFKGITPEKRLTNIDIPENRPFKLSIEGNIGAGKSTLLEYLKSISGVEIYPEPLEQWRNLKGYNLLQYLYEDMPKWQNTFQSHVQFTRYKIQTSAPKSPSTTVQIFERSIQNNRFCFLEMAKDSGMHPNEFAVLNEWYQWIQEISDISLDLIVYLRSTPEKVFERTKDRGRPEETGITLDYLKKLHEYHERWLTSNNPKLNKIPVWILDADKTLEDIREQYDLLKSSLEDKGKLKMAKKSLFKD